One window of the Rhipicephalus sanguineus isolate Rsan-2018 chromosome 4, BIME_Rsan_1.4, whole genome shotgun sequence genome contains the following:
- the LOC119391259 gene encoding uncharacterized protein LOC119391259 — protein MERNLVWCTFGTFATNYSHDKINLDPFCDYAFIPLYTRGRDTLLDDSNPITQQLLGNAQKATRTKYAIQLPHLNISKAQQDMDNNAGRAKMVEYWTTKKIYHYAILDLECKPWLRMNIKKEVKAVFDMLKKLRKRGEQLKKDHPQPPAPEFGLVILGIRIWPVNSMEFLKEVNNNLQRFQVDGFVPWTHFTEDEYKASYPSCWITGATPYNNSGDNNTNIWGAVSLPSGISS, from the exons ATGGAACGCAATCTGGTATGGTGCACTTTCGGGACCTTCGCGACCAACTATTCCCACGATAAGATTAACCTGGACCCCTTCTGCGACTACGCTTTTATACCGCTTTACACTCGAGGACGGGACACCTTGCTGGACGACAGCAATCCGATCACCCAGCAGCTCCTCGGCAATGCTCAGAAGGCGACAAGGACGAAGTACGCCATCCAGCTGCCGCACCT GAACATCTCCAAAGCGCAGCAAGACATGGATAACAACGCGGGACGAGCCAAAATGGTCGAATACTGGACAACGAAGAAgatctaccactacgccatcctCGACCTCGAGTGCAAGCCATGGCTGAGGATGAATATTAAGAAAGAAGTGAAGGCTGTGTTCGATATGCTCAAG AAGTTGCGAAAAAGGGGAGAACAGCTCAAGAAGGACCATCCGCAGCCACCCGCCCCCGAATTCGGCCTCGTCATTCTGGGCATTCGGATTTGGCCAGTGAACAGCATGGAGTTCCTCAAGGAAGTCAACAACAACCTACA GCGATTTCAAGTTGACGGTTTCGTGCCCTGGACGCACTTCACGGAGGACGAGTACAAGGCCAGCTACCCTTCGTGCTGGATCACAGGGGCGACCCCGTATAACAACAGTGGGGACAACAACACCAACATCTGGGGCGCGGTAAGTTTGCCTTCAGGAATCTCTTCATGA